In Silene latifolia isolate original U9 population chromosome 3, ASM4854445v1, whole genome shotgun sequence, a single window of DNA contains:
- the LOC141648582 gene encoding LEAF RUST 10 DISEASE-RESISTANCE LOCUS RECEPTOR-LIKE PROTEIN KINASE-like 1.4, with protein MEPFGFPFWGGFFRPKECGYPHLGVRCDDGFTATLVINGIEYILLDVVPEDKKMGVRRKDYDKGICPKSFLNTSLDLNHFQYGPQTENLAVLYGCKPPKKRLLSQFRGKIEGVAYDTGYYLEGIVNPTEHQCNTSVVIQGFSLPQILFIGLREVIQFGFDLNYTLFNDDEVFCKNFEGESSNGTCGFDNRRNKTVCVCPYGRSEDTVCKYNLPSNSTTEGLCLYLFIN; from the coding sequence ATGGAGCCGTTTGGATTCCCGTTCTGGGGCGGGTTTTTTAGGCCGAAAGAATGTGGCTATCCACATCTTGGTGTGAGATGTGACGATGGATTTACAGCGACATTGGTGATTAATGGTATTGAATATATTTTGCTGGATGTGGTTCCAGAAGATAAGAAGATGGGAGTTAGACGAAAGGACTACGACAAGGGTATTTGTCCAAAATCGTTTCTCAACACAAGTCTCGACTTGAATCACTTTCAGTATGGGCCTCAAACTGAAAATTTAGCTGTTTTATACGGTTGTAAACCCCCGAAAAAGCGACTTCTGTCGCAGTTCAGGGGTAAGATAGAGGGAGTCGCCTATGATACGGGTTACTATTTGGAGGGAATAGTAAATCCGACTGAGCATCAGTGTAATACAAGTGTGGTGATTCAAGGTTTTTCGTTGCCACAAATACTTTTCATAGGCCTTAGGGAGGTCATTCAATTTGGGTTTGATTTGAACTATACGCTATTCAATGACGATGAAGTGTTTTGCAAGAATTTTGAGGGTGAATCCTCCAACGGGACTTGTGGGTTTGATAATCGCCGAAACAAGACCGTTTGTGTGTGCCCCTACGGCCGGAGTGAGGATACCGTCTGCAAGTATAATTTACCTTCCAATTCCACTACTGAAGGTTTGTGCCTCTACTTATTTATCAATTAA
- the LOC141646970 gene encoding 3-deoxy-manno-octulosonate cytidylyltransferase, mitochondrial-like, whose product MENQMSIKSWVTYGLLMGVATAIGAHTFFRRRSSKFRSRVVGIIPARYASSRFEGKPLVDILGKPMIQRTWERAKLASMLDQVVVATDDDKIANCCRGFGADVIMTSESCRNGAERCSEALQKLGKKYDIVVNIQGDEPLIEPEIIDGIVKALQCSPDAVFSTAVTSLKPEDAFDPNRVKCVIDNLGYAIYFSRGLIPFNKSGKVNSDFPYLLHLGIQSYDAEFLKIYSDLTPTPLQLEEDLEQLKVLENGYKMKVIKVEHEAHGVDVPEDVEKIERYMRERNLS is encoded by the exons ATGGAGAATCAAATGTCAATAAAATCATGGGTAACATATGGATTACTGATGGGAGTGGCGACGGCGATTGGGGCACACACGTTCTTCCGTCGTAGATCTTCTAAATTCCGATCGCGCGTCGTCGGAATTATACCTGCGCGTTACGCTTCGTCTCGCTTCGAGGGAAAACCTCTTGTTGATATCTTAGGCAAGCCTATGATCCAG CGTACATGGGAAAGAGCGAAGTTGGCATCTATGCTGGATCAAGTTG TTGTGGCAACAGATGATGATAAAATCGCAAACTGTTGTCGTGGGTTTGGTGCAGACGTGATTATGACTTCAGAATCTTGTCGAAATG GAGCTGAGCGCTGCAGTGAAGCACTTCAGAAGCTTGGCAAGAAGTATGACATTGTTGTCAATATCCAGGGAGACGAGCCTTTGATTGAACCAGAGATAATTGATGGGATTGTTAAAGCATTACAG TGCTCTCCTGATGCTGTCTTCAGCACAGCGGTAACGTCTTTGAAGCCAGAGGATGCATTTGATCCAAATCGCGTGAAATGTGTGATCGATAATCTTGGTTATGCTATCTACTTCTCTAGGGGACTCATCCCCTTTAACAA GTCTGGGAAGGTCAATTCAGATTTCCCGTATTTGCTCCATCTAGGAATTCAG AGCTATGATGCAGAATTCCTTAAAATATATTCAGACCTCACACCTACTCCATTACAACTAGAAGAAGATCTCGAACAACTAAAAGTTCTTGAAAATGGCTACAAAATGAAG GTTATAAAGGTTGAGCATGAAGCTCATGGTGTCGATGTTCCAGAAGATGTGGAGAAGATAGAAAGATATATGCGTGAGCGGAACTTGTCCTGA